A genomic segment from Pseudomonas sp. S09G 359 encodes:
- the cadR gene encoding Cd(II)/Pb(II)-responsive transcriptional regulator: MKIGELAKLTDCPVETIRYYEKEGLLPPPARTDANYRVYTQAHTERLIFIRNCRSLDMTLEEIRSLLGLRDSPQDQCENVNALIDEHIHHVKARIDGLLALQEQLLDLRQRCGGGPECGILQRLEVSGSVAASEAEPSHVGRSHGH; this comes from the coding sequence ATGAAGATCGGCGAATTGGCCAAACTCACCGACTGCCCGGTGGAAACCATCCGTTATTACGAGAAAGAAGGCTTGCTGCCGCCCCCGGCGCGCACCGACGCCAACTACCGCGTGTACACCCAGGCGCACACCGAACGGCTGATCTTCATCCGCAACTGCCGCAGCCTGGACATGACCCTGGAAGAAATCCGCAGCCTGCTCGGGCTACGCGACAGCCCTCAGGACCAGTGCGAAAACGTAAATGCGTTGATCGACGAACACATCCACCACGTGAAAGCGCGGATCGATGGGCTACTGGCGTTGCAGGAGCAATTGCTGGATCTGCGCCAACGCTGTGGCGGCGGGCCCGAGTGCGGGATTCTGCAGCGGCTGGAAGTCAGCGGCAGTGTGGCAGCCAGCGAGGCTGAGCCCTCGCATGTAGGCAGAAGCCACGGCCACTAA
- the lgt gene encoding prolipoprotein diacylglyceryl transferase: MLPYPQIDPVALAIGPLKIHWYGLMYLIGIGGAWLLASRRLNRFDPTWTKEKLSDMVFWMSMGVIVGGRLGYVLFYDLSAYIANPTLIFEVWKGGMAFHGGFIGVMIAAWWFGRRNGKSFFQLMDFVAPFVPIGLGAGRIGNFINAELWGKPTDVPWAMVFPPFSDPAQLPRHPSQLYQFALEGVALFLILYIFSRKPRPTMAVSGMFALFYGIFRFIVEFVRVPDAQLGYLAFGWVTMGQILSLPMILGGLGLLWWAYNRPQGIKNAAL, translated from the coding sequence ATGCTGCCTTACCCGCAGATCGACCCGGTGGCCTTGGCCATCGGTCCGCTGAAAATCCACTGGTACGGGTTGATGTACCTGATCGGCATCGGCGGTGCCTGGCTGCTGGCTTCCCGGCGCCTGAACCGTTTCGACCCGACCTGGACCAAGGAGAAGCTCTCCGACATGGTGTTCTGGATGTCGATGGGGGTAATCGTCGGCGGGCGCCTCGGGTACGTGCTGTTCTATGATCTGTCTGCCTACATCGCCAACCCGACGCTGATCTTCGAGGTGTGGAAGGGCGGCATGGCGTTCCACGGTGGTTTTATCGGCGTGATGATCGCCGCCTGGTGGTTTGGCCGTCGCAATGGCAAGTCGTTCTTCCAGCTGATGGACTTCGTCGCGCCCTTCGTACCGATCGGCCTGGGCGCCGGGCGTATCGGTAACTTCATCAACGCCGAGTTGTGGGGCAAGCCGACCGACGTGCCGTGGGCCATGGTGTTCCCGCCGTTCAGCGACCCGGCGCAACTGCCGCGCCATCCGTCGCAGCTGTACCAGTTCGCGTTGGAAGGTGTGGCACTGTTCCTCATTCTGTACATTTTTTCGCGTAAGCCACGCCCCACCATGGCGGTGTCGGGCATGTTCGCCTTGTTCTACGGGATCTTCCGATTCATCGTCGAGTTCGTGCGTGTGCCGGATGCACAGCTGGGCTACCTGGCGTTTGGTTGGGTGACCATGGGCCAGATCCTCAGCCTGCCAATGATCCTCGGCGGCCTGGGCCTGCTGTGGTGGGCGTACAATCGCCCGCAAGGCATCAAGAACGCCGCGCTTTAA
- a CDS encoding DUF2269 family protein, producing METLTTLKVIHIAATVLLLLSGLGLALLAWRKRSAGPAVTVQRPWVFVWLLMGVCVVSMPFTGWWLAHLIGWPLGQAWILGSSILYTVAALAWFWLVARLNRLRKGEGGSLNFTLVLAVVSLVGFVAIAGLMGAKPV from the coding sequence ATGGAAACCCTGACCACCCTGAAAGTTATCCACATAGCGGCCACTGTGTTGCTGCTGCTCAGCGGCCTTGGCCTGGCGTTGCTAGCGTGGCGCAAGCGCAGCGCCGGTCCGGCCGTAACCGTGCAACGCCCGTGGGTGTTCGTGTGGTTGCTGATGGGCGTTTGCGTGGTCAGCATGCCGTTTACCGGCTGGTGGCTGGCGCACTTGATCGGCTGGCCGTTGGGGCAGGCCTGGATTCTGGGTTCCAGCATCCTCTATACCGTGGCGGCGCTGGCCTGGTTCTGGCTGGTGGCGCGGCTTAATCGCCTGCGCAAGGGCGAGGGCGGTAGCCTGAATTTCACCCTGGTGCTGGCGGTGGTCAGCCTGGTGGGGTTTGTGGCGATTGCGGGGTTGATGGGGGCCAAGCCGGTTTAA
- a CDS encoding sulfite exporter TauE/SafE family protein, whose protein sequence is MEFLLYLLLGACAGVLAGLFGVGGGIIIVPVLVFSFTLQGFDPQVLTHLAVGTSLATIIFTSVNAVREHHRRGAVRWPIFVWMTVGILIGAGFGALTAEAISGPHLQKIIGVFALLVAVQLALDVKPKASRTVSGKVGLTLAGTVIGWASAIFGIGGGSLTVPFLTWRSVPMQQAVATSSACGLPIALASALSFMILGWHDPLLPAHSLGFVYLPALLGIALTSMVFARFGARLAHRLSPRLLKWLFAGLLFCVGLNFLL, encoded by the coding sequence ATGGAATTTCTGCTGTATTTGCTGCTCGGCGCCTGTGCGGGCGTGCTCGCCGGGCTGTTTGGCGTGGGTGGCGGGATCATCATTGTGCCGGTGCTGGTGTTCAGCTTCACCTTGCAGGGTTTTGACCCGCAAGTGCTGACCCACCTGGCCGTGGGCACTTCCCTGGCGACTATCATCTTTACCTCGGTGAATGCGGTGCGTGAGCACCACCGGCGTGGCGCGGTGCGTTGGCCGATCTTTGTGTGGATGACCGTTGGCATTTTGATCGGCGCAGGCTTTGGTGCGCTGACCGCCGAGGCGATTTCCGGCCCGCATCTGCAAAAAATCATTGGTGTGTTTGCCCTGCTGGTGGCCGTGCAGCTAGCCCTGGACGTCAAGCCCAAGGCCAGTCGCACAGTGTCCGGCAAGGTTGGCCTGACCCTGGCCGGCACGGTGATCGGCTGGGCCTCGGCGATTTTCGGGATTGGCGGCGGCTCGCTGACCGTGCCGTTCCTGACCTGGCGCAGCGTGCCGATGCAGCAGGCGGTGGCCACCTCATCCGCCTGCGGCCTGCCGATTGCCCTGGCCAGTGCATTAAGTTTCATGATTCTGGGCTGGCATGACCCGCTGCTGCCCGCTCATAGTCTAGGGTTCGTGTATTTGCCGGCGCTGTTGGGCATTGCCCTGACCAGCATGGTGTTTGCGCGTTTCGGCGCGCGCTTGGCGCACCGGTTGTCGCCGCGTTTATTGAAGTGGTTGTTCGCCGGGCTGTTGTTTTGCGTCGGTTTAAACTTTTTGCTTTAA
- a CDS encoding RNA pyrophosphohydrolase, with amino-acid sequence MIDPDGFRPNVGIILTNDAGQVLWARRINQDAWQFPQGGINPDETPEDALYRELNEEVGLEREDVQILACTRGWLRYRLPQRLVRTHSQPLCIGQKQKWFLLRLISNEQRVRMDLTGKPEFDGWRWVSYWYPLGQVVTFKREVYRRALKELAPRLLARD; translated from the coding sequence GTGATCGACCCCGATGGTTTCCGTCCTAATGTCGGGATCATTCTTACGAATGATGCCGGACAGGTGCTATGGGCTCGCCGAATCAACCAAGATGCCTGGCAGTTTCCTCAAGGCGGAATCAACCCCGATGAAACCCCTGAAGACGCCTTGTACCGTGAGTTGAATGAAGAAGTCGGCCTTGAGCGCGAAGATGTGCAAATTCTGGCCTGTACCCGTGGCTGGTTGCGCTATCGTTTGCCGCAACGCCTGGTACGTACCCACAGCCAACCGCTGTGCATCGGCCAGAAGCAGAAATGGTTTCTCCTGCGCCTGATCTCCAACGAGCAGCGGGTGCGGATGGATTTGACCGGTAAACCGGAGTTCGATGGCTGGCGCTGGGTCAGCTATTGGTACCCGTTGGGCCAGGTGGTGACATTCAAGCGCGAGGTTTATCGTCGCGCTCTCAAAGAGCTTGCCCCGCGCCTTTTAGCGCGCGACTGA
- the ptsP gene encoding phosphoenolpyruvate--protein phosphotransferase → MLNTLRKIVQEVNSAKDLKAALGIIVLRVKEAMGSQVCSVYLLDPETNRFVLMATEGLNKRSIGKVSMAPNEGLVGLVGTREEPLNLENAADHPRYRYFAETGEERYASFLGAPIIHHRRVVGVLVIQQKERRQFDEGEEAFLVTMSAQLAGVIAHAEATGSIRGLGREGKGIQEAKFVGVPGSPGAAVGTAVVMLPPADLDVVPDKIVKDIDAEIKLFKTALEGVRADMRNLSTKLATQLRPEERALFDVYQMMLDDASLGNEVKTVIKTGQWAQGALRQVVTDHVNRFELMDDAYLRERASDVRDLGRRLLAYLQEDRTTNLVYPDNTILISEELTATMLGEVPEGKLVGLVSVLGSGNSHVAILARAMGIPTVMGLVDLPYSKVDGIDMIVDGHRGEVFTNPSEVLRKQYAEVVEEEKQLALGLDSLRELPCVTLDGHRVPLLVNTGLLADVARAQQRGAEGVGLYRTEVPFMINQRFPSEKEQLAIYREQLSAFHPLPVTMRSLDIGGDKSLSYFPIKEDNPFLGWRGIRVTLDHPEIFLVQTRAMLKASEGLNNLRILLPMISGTHELEEALHLIHRAWGEVRDEGADVPMPPIGVMIEIPAAVYQAKELARQVDFLSVGSNDLTQYLLAVDRNNPRVADLYDYLHPAVLQALQHVVRDAHAEGKPVSICGEMAGDPAAAVLLMAMGFDSLSMNATNLPKVKWMLRQVELSMAKDLLAELMTIDNPQVIHSSLQLALKNLGLTRMINPASAKTL, encoded by the coding sequence ATGCTCAATACGCTGCGCAAGATCGTCCAGGAAGTTAACTCCGCCAAGGATCTCAAGGCGGCGTTGGGGATTATTGTGTTGCGCGTCAAGGAAGCCATGGGCAGCCAGGTCTGCTCGGTTTACCTGCTGGACCCCGAGACCAACCGTTTTGTGCTGATGGCGACGGAGGGCTTGAACAAGCGCTCCATCGGCAAGGTCAGCATGGCGCCCAATGAAGGTCTGGTGGGCCTGGTGGGGACGCGTGAAGAACCCCTGAACCTTGAAAACGCGGCCGATCACCCGCGTTATCGCTACTTTGCCGAAACCGGCGAAGAGCGCTACGCCTCGTTCCTCGGCGCACCGATCATTCACCACCGCCGCGTTGTCGGCGTGTTGGTCATCCAGCAAAAAGAGCGCCGCCAGTTCGACGAAGGTGAAGAAGCCTTCCTCGTGACCATGAGTGCGCAGCTCGCCGGGGTTATTGCCCACGCCGAAGCCACGGGCTCGATTCGCGGCCTGGGGCGCGAGGGTAAAGGCATCCAGGAGGCCAAGTTCGTCGGTGTGCCGGGTTCGCCTGGCGCGGCGGTCGGTACTGCGGTGGTCATGTTGCCGCCTGCTGACCTCGACGTGGTACCGGACAAGATCGTCAAAGACATCGACGCCGAGATCAAACTGTTCAAGACCGCCCTCGAAGGCGTGCGCGCCGACATGCGCAACCTGTCGACCAAGCTGGCCACCCAGCTGCGCCCCGAAGAGCGCGCGTTGTTCGACGTGTACCAGATGATGCTCGATGACGCGTCCCTGGGTAACGAAGTCAAGACCGTGATCAAGACCGGCCAGTGGGCCCAAGGCGCGCTGCGCCAGGTGGTCACCGATCACGTCAACCGTTTCGAATTGATGGACGACGCCTACCTGCGCGAGCGCGCCTCGGATGTGCGCGACCTCGGTCGCCGTCTGCTGGCCTACCTGCAGGAAGACCGCACCACCAACCTGGTCTACCCCGACAACACCATCCTGATCAGTGAAGAACTGACCGCCACCATGCTCGGCGAAGTGCCGGAAGGCAAACTGGTGGGCCTGGTTTCGGTACTGGGTTCGGGTAACTCCCACGTCGCGATCCTGGCCCGGGCCATGGGCATCCCGACGGTAATGGGCCTGGTGGACCTGCCGTATTCCAAGGTCGACGGCATCGACATGATCGTCGATGGCCATCGTGGCGAAGTGTTCACCAACCCCAGCGAAGTGCTGCGCAAGCAATACGCCGAGGTGGTGGAAGAAGAGAAACAACTGGCGCTGGGCCTCGATTCGCTGCGCGAACTGCCCTGCGTAACCCTCGACGGCCATCGCGTGCCGCTGCTGGTCAACACCGGCCTGCTGGCCGATGTGGCCCGCGCGCAACAGCGCGGCGCCGAAGGGGTGGGGCTGTACCGCACTGAAGTGCCGTTCATGATCAACCAGCGCTTCCCGAGTGAGAAGGAACAGCTGGCGATCTACCGCGAGCAACTGTCCGCCTTCCATCCGTTGCCGGTGACCATGCGCAGCCTGGACATCGGCGGCGACAAATCGCTGTCGTACTTCCCGATCAAGGAAGACAACCCCTTCCTCGGCTGGCGCGGTATCCGCGTGACCCTGGACCACCCGGAAATCTTCCTGGTGCAGACCCGCGCCATGCTCAAGGCCAGCGAAGGCCTGAACAACCTGCGCATCCTGTTGCCGATGATCTCCGGCACCCATGAGCTGGAAGAGGCGCTGCACCTTATCCACCGTGCCTGGGGCGAAGTGCGCGACGAAGGCGCCGACGTGCCGATGCCGCCGATTGGCGTGATGATCGAAATCCCGGCGGCGGTGTACCAGGCCAAAGAGCTGGCGCGGCAGGTGGACTTCCTCTCGGTGGGCTCCAACGACCTGACCCAGTATCTGCTGGCCGTGGACCGTAACAACCCACGGGTGGCCGACCTCTACGACTACCTGCACCCGGCGGTGCTGCAAGCCTTGCAACATGTGGTGCGCGACGCCCATGCCGAAGGCAAGCCGGTGAGCATCTGCGGTGAAATGGCCGGTGACCCGGCGGCGGCAGTGCTGTTGATGGCGATGGGCTTTGACAGCCTGTCGATGAACGCCACCAACTTGCCGAAGGTGAAGTGGATGCTGCGCCAAGTTGAACTGAGCATGGCCAAGGATCTGCTGGCCGAGCTGATGACCATCGACAACCCGCAAGTTATCCACAGTTCGCTGCAACTGGCGCTGAAGAATTTGGGACTGACGCGGATGATCAACCCGGCTTCGGCAAAAACCCTCTAA
- a CDS encoding NRDE family protein, which yields MCLIVFAWRPGHAQPLIVAANRDEFYARPSLPLAQWPDAPDIYAGRDQEAGGTWLGVNADGRFAALTNIRDPHQPPARKSRGELVARFLSSSLPIAEYLADVNGRSIEYAGFNLLVGTRDELWHYNANQTEPTQLKAGVYGLSNAGLDTPWPKLLKAKAGLSEVLEDPQPEALLEILSDPQTAPFAELPDTGVGLATESLLSSVFIASPSYGTRASTALIVNADGTRRMVERSFGPQGGRLGEVDLNI from the coding sequence ATGTGCCTGATTGTTTTCGCCTGGCGGCCGGGCCACGCCCAACCGCTGATCGTCGCGGCCAACCGTGACGAGTTCTACGCCCGCCCCAGCCTGCCGCTGGCCCAGTGGCCGGATGCGCCCGATATCTACGCCGGTCGCGATCAGGAAGCCGGCGGCACCTGGCTTGGGGTAAATGCCGATGGGCGGTTTGCCGCCCTGACCAACATCCGCGACCCGCACCAGCCGCCGGCACGCAAATCCCGCGGGGAACTGGTAGCGCGGTTTCTCAGCAGTTCGCTACCGATTGCCGAGTATTTGGCCGACGTTAACGGCCGTTCGATTGAATATGCCGGGTTTAACCTGTTGGTGGGCACGCGGGATGAGCTGTGGCATTACAACGCCAATCAGACCGAGCCCACGCAGTTGAAGGCCGGGGTGTATGGGTTATCCAACGCCGGGCTGGATACGCCGTGGCCCAAGTTGCTCAAGGCCAAGGCGGGGTTGAGCGAGGTGTTGGAGGACCCGCAGCCGGAAGCTTTGCTGGAGATCTTGAGCGATCCGCAGACGGCACCGTTTGCCGAGTTGCCGGATACCGGTGTTGGGTTGGCGACGGAAAGCCTTTTATCCAGCGTGTTTATTGCCAGCCCGAGTTACGGGACGCGAGCGAGTACGGCGCTGATTGTAAATGCCGACGGCACGCGGCGGATGGTGGAGCGCAGCTTTGGGCCGCAGGGGGGCAGGTTGGGCGAGGTCGACCTCAATATTTAG
- a CDS encoding HAD family phosphatase gives MRLALFDLDNTLLGGDSDHAWGDYLCERGILDPVAYKARNDEFYQDYLAGKLDNAAYLNFSLEILGRTEMAQLDEWHRDFMRDCIAPLMLPLALELLAKHRAAGDKLVIITATNRFVTAPIAELLGVETLIATECEMENGRYTGRSTDVPCFREGKVTRLNRWLEETGYSLEDSYFYSDSMNDLPLLEQVTHPVAVDPDPNLRAEAHKRGWPVITLRS, from the coding sequence ATGCGCCTGGCTTTATTCGACTTGGACAACACCCTTCTCGGCGGTGACAGCGACCACGCCTGGGGCGATTACCTGTGTGAACGCGGGATTCTCGACCCGGTGGCCTACAAGGCCCGCAACGACGAGTTCTACCAGGATTACCTGGCCGGCAAGCTGGACAATGCCGCCTACCTGAACTTCAGCCTGGAAATCCTCGGCCGCACCGAGATGGCCCAGCTGGACGAGTGGCACCGTGACTTCATGCGCGACTGCATCGCCCCACTGATGCTGCCACTGGCCTTGGAGCTGCTGGCCAAGCACCGCGCCGCTGGCGACAAGCTGGTGATCATCACTGCCACCAACCGCTTCGTCACCGCGCCGATTGCCGAGTTGCTCGGGGTTGAAACCCTGATCGCCACCGAGTGCGAGATGGAAAACGGCCGCTACACCGGGCGCAGCACCGATGTGCCGTGCTTCCGTGAAGGCAAGGTGACACGCCTGAATCGCTGGCTGGAAGAAACCGGGTACAGCCTGGAAGACAGCTACTTCTATAGCGACTCGATGAATGACCTGCCGTTGCTGGAGCAGGTCACGCACCCGGTAGCAGTGGACCCTGACCCGAACCTGCGGGCAGAGGCACACAAGCGTGGTTGGCCGGTGATTACGCTGCGCAGCTGA
- a CDS encoding thymidylate synthase has translation MKQYLELLNDVITNGLTKGDRTGTGTKAVFARQYRHNLADGFPLLTTKKLHFKSIANELIWMLSGNTNIKWLNENGVKIWDEWATEDGDLGPVYGEQWTAWPTKDGGTINQIDYMVHTLKTNPNSRRILFHGWNVEYLPDETQSPQENARNGKQALPPCHLLYQAFVHDGHLSMQLYIRSSDVFLGLPYNTAALALLTHMLAQQCDLIPHEIIVTTGDTHAYSNHMEQIQTQLARTPKKLPELVIKRKPASIYDYKFEDFEIVGYDADPSIKADVAI, from the coding sequence ATGAAGCAATATCTCGAACTACTGAACGACGTCATCACCAATGGATTGACCAAGGGCGATCGCACCGGCACCGGCACCAAGGCCGTGTTCGCCCGTCAGTATCGGCATAACTTGGCCGACGGCTTCCCGCTGCTGACCACCAAGAAGCTTCACTTCAAAAGCATCGCCAACGAGCTGATCTGGATGTTGAGCGGCAACACCAACATCAAGTGGCTCAACGAAAATGGCGTGAAAATCTGGGACGAATGGGCCACCGAAGACGGCGACCTGGGCCCGGTGTACGGCGAGCAGTGGACCGCCTGGCCGACCAAGGACGGCGGCACGATCAACCAGATCGACTACATGGTGCACACGCTCAAGACCAACCCCAACAGCCGTCGCATCCTGTTTCATGGCTGGAACGTCGAGTACCTGCCCGACGAAACCCAGAGCCCCCAGGAAAACGCGCGCAACGGCAAACAAGCGCTGCCGCCGTGCCACCTGCTGTACCAGGCGTTTGTGCACGACGGCCATCTGTCGATGCAGTTGTACATTCGCAGCTCCGACGTATTCCTCGGCCTGCCGTACAACACCGCCGCGCTGGCCCTGCTGACGCATATGCTGGCCCAGCAATGCGACCTGATCCCTCACGAGATCATCGTCACCACCGGCGACACCCACGCCTACAGCAACCATATGGAACAGATCCAGACCCAGCTGGCGCGCACGCCGAAGAAGTTGCCGGAGCTGGTGATCAAGCGCAAGCCTGCGTCGATCTACGACTACAAGTTCGAAGACTTCGAGATTGTTGGCTACGACGCCGACCCAAGCATCAAGGCCGACGTGGCCATCTGA
- a CDS encoding heavy metal translocating P-type ATPase: MSDSIHTPHKHDHDHDHDHDHEPKKLTPVHNHGGSCCAASPAPALVQLSEAPTAGSRLSTFRIEAMDCPTEQTLIQNKLGKLAGVQQLEFNLINRILGVTHDLPNTAPIIDAIKSLGMQADPIEEGTPAAEPPAKKHWWPLAVSGVGALGAEVLHFTGAAPTWVVAIVALVSILSGGLTTYKKGWIALKNLNLNINALMSIAVTGAVLIGQWPEAAMVMFLFTVAELIEAKSLDRARNAISGLMQMAPEQATVQLADGSWVEKEVKSIELGAIVRVKPGERIGLDGEVTAGQSTIDQAPITGESLPIEKTVGDKVFAGTINQAGSLEYKVTAAANNSTLARIIHAVEQAQGARAPTQRFVDSFSKIYTPAVFLFALGVAVIPPLFMAGAWFDWIYRALVLLVVACPCALVISTPVTIVSGLAAAARKGILIKGGVYLEGGYKLDYLALDKTGTITHGKPVQTDYLALFPNVEDRAPALAASLAGRSDHPVSLAIANAAVDKNLPSHVVDNFEALAGRGVRGDINGETYHLGNHRLVEDLGLCSPQLEEKLFALEKQGKSVVLLLDKSGPLALFAVADTVKDSSREAIAQLHELGIKTLMLTGDNTHTAQAIAAQVGIDQAQGDLLPTDKLQAIEALYGQGRRVGMVGDGINDAPALARAEIGFAMAAAGTDTAIETADVALMDDDLRKIPAFIRLSRQTSSILKQNITLALVIKAIFLVVTFLGMATMWMAVFADMGVALLVVFNGLRLLRK; encoded by the coding sequence ATGAGCGACTCCATCCACACCCCGCACAAACACGACCATGACCATGACCATGACCATGATCATGAACCGAAGAAACTCACGCCTGTGCATAACCATGGCGGTTCCTGCTGCGCCGCCAGCCCAGCCCCCGCGCTGGTGCAACTGAGCGAAGCGCCTACCGCTGGCTCGCGCTTGAGCACCTTCCGCATCGAAGCCATGGACTGCCCCACCGAGCAGACGCTGATCCAGAACAAACTGGGCAAGCTCGCCGGCGTGCAGCAGCTGGAATTCAACCTGATCAACCGCATCCTCGGCGTCACCCATGACCTGCCGAACACCGCGCCGATCATCGACGCCATCAAATCCTTAGGCATGCAGGCCGACCCTATCGAAGAAGGCACACCTGCCGCCGAGCCACCGGCCAAGAAACATTGGTGGCCGCTGGCAGTGTCCGGCGTAGGCGCGTTGGGCGCCGAAGTGCTGCACTTTACGGGGGCCGCGCCCACCTGGGTGGTTGCCATTGTGGCGCTGGTATCGATCCTCAGCGGCGGCCTCACCACCTATAAGAAGGGCTGGATTGCCCTGAAAAACCTCAACCTGAACATCAACGCGCTGATGAGCATCGCGGTCACGGGTGCCGTGCTGATCGGCCAGTGGCCCGAAGCGGCGATGGTGATGTTCCTGTTTACCGTGGCCGAGTTGATCGAAGCCAAATCCCTGGACCGTGCGCGCAATGCCATCAGCGGCTTGATGCAAATGGCCCCGGAGCAGGCCACGGTGCAGTTGGCCGATGGTAGCTGGGTCGAAAAAGAAGTCAAAAGCATCGAACTCGGTGCCATCGTTCGGGTAAAACCCGGCGAGCGCATTGGCCTGGACGGTGAAGTCACCGCCGGGCAGTCCACCATCGACCAGGCGCCGATCACCGGCGAAAGCCTGCCGATTGAAAAGACCGTGGGCGATAAAGTCTTCGCGGGCACCATCAACCAGGCCGGCTCCCTGGAATACAAAGTGACGGCGGCCGCGAATAATTCGACCTTGGCGCGCATTATCCACGCCGTGGAACAGGCCCAGGGCGCCCGCGCGCCGACCCAGCGTTTCGTCGACAGCTTCTCGAAAATCTACACCCCGGCGGTGTTCCTGTTTGCCTTGGGCGTAGCGGTGATCCCGCCGCTGTTCATGGCCGGCGCGTGGTTCGACTGGATTTACCGCGCCCTGGTGCTGCTGGTCGTGGCGTGCCCCTGCGCCCTGGTGATTTCCACCCCGGTGACCATCGTCAGTGGCCTCGCTGCCGCCGCGCGCAAAGGCATCCTGATCAAAGGCGGTGTGTACCTGGAGGGCGGCTACAAGCTCGATTACCTCGCGCTGGACAAGACCGGCACCATCACCCACGGCAAGCCGGTGCAAACCGATTACCTGGCGCTGTTCCCCAACGTCGAAGACCGCGCGCCGGCCCTGGCCGCCAGCCTGGCCGGGCGTTCCGACCATCCGGTGTCGCTGGCGATTGCCAATGCGGCTGTGGATAAAAACCTGCCAAGCCACGTTGTGGATAACTTCGAGGCCCTGGCCGGTCGTGGCGTGCGCGGCGATATCAACGGCGAAACCTACCACCTGGGCAACCACCGCCTGGTGGAAGACCTGGGCCTGTGCTCGCCGCAGCTGGAAGAGAAACTCTTCGCCCTGGAGAAACAAGGCAAGTCGGTGGTGCTGCTGCTCGACAAATCCGGCCCGCTGGCGCTGTTCGCCGTGGCCGACACGGTCAAGGACAGCAGCCGCGAAGCCATCGCGCAATTGCATGAGTTGGGCATCAAGACCCTGATGCTCACCGGTGACAACACCCACACCGCCCAGGCGATTGCCGCCCAGGTTGGCATCGACCAGGCCCAGGGCGACCTGCTGCCCACCGATAAACTGCAAGCCATCGAAGCCCTTTACGGCCAAGGCCGCCGCGTGGGCATGGTCGGCGACGGCATCAACGACGCCCCGGCCCTGGCCCGCGCCGAGATCGGTTTTGCCATGGCCGCAGCCGGTACCGACACCGCCATCGAGACCGCCGATGTGGCGCTGATGGACGATGATTTGCGCAAGATTCCGGCATTCATTCGTTTGTCGCGGCAAACGTCGAGTATCCTCAAGCAGAACATCACCCTGGCATTGGTGATCAAGGCGATCTTCCTGGTGGTCACCTTCTTGGGCATGGCCACCATGTGGATGGCGGTGTTCGCCGACATGGGCGTGGCCCTGCTGGTGGTGTTCAATGGCCTGCGCTTGTTGCGCAAATAG